The DNA segment GGTTAACTCAAGAAGAGATCGAATATATGATCAACACTATAGATGATTTTATGGCAACCAAACATTCAAAGAAGGTTTTAATAAAACAAAAATAATCTATGCGTATTCTCATGACCGGAAGCACAGGATTTATCGGATCGCATTTGGCCAAAGCCTTGTATTTTTCCGGGCAACATGACCTTGTTTTAGTCAAGAGAGCTCATTCCGATCTTTCCTTGATCAAACAGCTGAATAGCAAAGTCCGCATGTATTCCTTAAGCGAGTCCGCCGATAATATTTACGATATTATGGAAAAAGAAAAACCGGATATCGTTATCCATTTAGCGTCTCTTTTCTTAAGCAAACATAACCCTTCGCAGATCGACGGACTGATCCAATCGAACATCACCTTTCCGGTGAAGCTCTTAGACGCCATGGCATCTGCCGGCGTTAAGAAAATCATCAATACCGGAACTTCTTGGGAGCATTTTAACGGCAGTAAAGATTACGATCCCGTTTGCCTTTATGCGGCGACAAAAAAAGCCTTGGAAGATATCCTACTTTATTATGTGAACGCAAAGAAATTTTCGGCGTTAACTTTAAAATTGTTTGATACTTATGGGCCAGGCGACCCTCGTCCGAAATTATTTGCACTGCTTAAAAAACACCTTCGGGAGAGCTCAACTTTTGTTCTTTCACCGGGAAAACAGCTTCTAGATCTTCTCTATATTGAAGATGTGGTCGGCGCTTATCTTAGCGCGGTTAATTATCTGAGCAAAAAAAAGACCGTGATGCATGAAGCTTTCTCGATCGGCTCAGGCCGCCCTAGAACTTTAAAAGAAGTTGTTTCTACATTTGAGAAAGTTGTTGGGAAAAAGATGAACATTGAATGGGGCGGACAACCATATCGGGAACGCGAAGTGATGTTCTCAAAAGCAGACATTGCGAAAGCAAAAGAAAAATTAAGGTGGAAACCGAAATATTCCCTGGAACAAGGTATCGCAAAAATGATCTCTGAGGAGGTAATTTAATGATCGAAGGTGTTGAAGTCATAGCGTTAAAGCAGATTTCCGATGAGCGTGGCAAGATCATGCATATGCTCAAATCGACCGATAAGCATTTTAAGAAATTCGGTGAGATCTATTTTTCCTGTGTTCATCCCGGCGCTATTAAGGGATGGCACCGGCACAAAAAGATGACTTTAAATTATGCCGTGCCGTTTGGAAAGATCAAGCTTGTTTTGTTTGATGACAGAGCGAAATCAAAGACAAAAGGTGAACTAACAGAGATGTTTTTAAGCCCCGAGCATTATCAGCTTGTTATTATCCCGCCTTTGGTTTGGAACGGATTCAAAGGATTAGGTGTTGAGACGTCCATTGTCACTAATTGCGCGACATTAGCTCATGACCCCCAAGAGATCGAACGGTTAAGCCCGTTTGACCCCAGCATTCCCTATGATTGGTCTTGCAAACACGGATAAATATGATACAGCTTAGCAAAAGAATTCTCATCTATATTCCGTGTTATAACTGCGAGCAGAAAATCGTTCAAGTTCTTAAAGAAATTCCTGTCGAATTTTACGGTCAAAGTGAATGTTTGGTGATCGACAATCAAAGTACCGACAAAACCGCGCAAGTTGTTTTAGATGAAATAAAACGATCCGCAATTCCTCTAAAGATCCATCTGATCCGCACAAACGAAAATTTAGGTTATGCCGGCTCGCAAAAATTGGCCTATCAAATTGCCGTTGACGCGCCATCGGTCGAATATATTCTAATGCTGCACGGTGACGGACAATATCCTCCGGAACAAACGAAACAATTCTTGCCGTATATCGGCCAAGACTATGCTTTAGTGAATGGTTTTCGCGATAAGAAAACATATCCTTCTCTAGAAGAAACTCCCTTCCTGACATATATCATTATTAAATTCTTAAGCTGGCTGGAAAGTCTTTTGACGGGACTTAAACACAAAGAATGGCATACCGGCTTTGTGATGTATCGCAAGGATTTTTTAGCGGCGGTGGCGTTTGCGCGTTTTTCTGCGTATCGCCATATCGACGGGGAATTCTTGATGTGCGCTGGGATTTTAAGGAAGAAAACGGCTTCCGTTCCTATTTATAAAAAATATAAAGATTGTGATTATTTTCGTGGAGCGGAGCGGGTGAAATATATCAGCCATGTTTTTAAGATCATTCTAAGATTCTTGTCCGGTTACTATCACAGGATCTTAAGCGAAAAACCTTTTCCAAAAGTTGCCAGCACTTTCGATCTTCTCACTTAAAAGCCTACGCCCATAAGTTCCTATCCAAACTTCGATATTGAATAGCTTCGGCAATATGTTCGGGCAAAATTTGCTCTGCGCCTGCCAAGTCGCCGATCGTCCGGGATATCTTCAAGATTTTGTCGTAAGCCCTGGCGGAAAGCCCCAGTTCTTCTAAGGCCATCTTTAAAAGATTTCGCCCTTCCTCATCAATGGGGCAATGTTTCTTAATATCCGCATGGCTCATCTGTGCATTACAAAAAACACCGGGTTCTTTGAATCTCTCTTTTTGGATCTTTCGCGCGTTAAGGGTTCTGGATTTGATCTGTTGAGAAGTTTCGTTAGAAATATTGGAAATAAGGTCGCGGTATTTGACGGAAGGCACGTCTAAATGAATATCGATCCTGTCTAAAAGAGGGCCGGAGATCTTAGATAAATATTTCTGAATTTTTTGCGGAGTACAGTAACATTCTTTTTTTAGATCCGTATGCCAGCCGCACGGACAAGGGTTCATGGCGGCTACTAGCATAAATTTTGATGGAAATCGGGATGATTTACTGGCCCTGGATACGGTTACGCAATGGTCTTCTAAAGGCTGGCGCAAAGATTCTAAGACGTCTCGATGAAATTCCGGAAGCTCATCAAGAAAAAGGATCCCGTTATGCGCTAAGCTCACCTCGCCAGGTTTTGGG comes from the Candidatus Omnitrophota bacterium genome and includes:
- a CDS encoding glycosyltransferase family 2 protein, encoding MIQLSKRILIYIPCYNCEQKIVQVLKEIPVEFYGQSECLVIDNQSTDKTAQVVLDEIKRSAIPLKIHLIRTNENLGYAGSQKLAYQIAVDAPSVEYILMLHGDGQYPPEQTKQFLPYIGQDYALVNGFRDKKTYPSLEETPFLTYIIIKFLSWLESLLTGLKHKEWHTGFVMYRKDFLAAVAFARFSAYRHIDGEFLMCAGILRKKTASVPIYKKYKDCDYFRGAERVKYISHVFKIILRFLSGYYHRILSEKPFPKVASTFDLLT
- a CDS encoding NAD(P)-dependent oxidoreductase: MRILMTGSTGFIGSHLAKALYFSGQHDLVLVKRAHSDLSLIKQLNSKVRMYSLSESADNIYDIMEKEKPDIVIHLASLFLSKHNPSQIDGLIQSNITFPVKLLDAMASAGVKKIINTGTSWEHFNGSKDYDPVCLYAATKKALEDILLYYVNAKKFSALTLKLFDTYGPGDPRPKLFALLKKHLRESSTFVLSPGKQLLDLLYIEDVVGAYLSAVNYLSKKKTVMHEAFSIGSGRPRTLKEVVSTFEKVVGKKMNIEWGGQPYREREVMFSKADIAKAKEKLRWKPKYSLEQGIAKMISEEVI
- a CDS encoding dTDP-4-dehydrorhamnose 3,5-epimerase family protein yields the protein MIEGVEVIALKQISDERGKIMHMLKSTDKHFKKFGEIYFSCVHPGAIKGWHRHKKMTLNYAVPFGKIKLVLFDDRAKSKTKGELTEMFLSPEHYQLVIIPPLVWNGFKGLGVETSIVTNCATLAHDPQEIERLSPFDPSIPYDWSCKHG